A stretch of Phragmites australis chromosome 12, lpPhrAust1.1, whole genome shotgun sequence DNA encodes these proteins:
- the LOC133886579 gene encoding protein OCTOPUS-like, producing MDPSVCGLHPGVAVTGFCPACLRDRLAGLQPPSSADLRRCKSFSYARSAAARLEPQRRSCDLFRQEPIAVPEEEEAVDVRRMDSQEPSRKSFGGLLGKKLQQWRRKNKLKKEPMPPPEMPGGHRQHSFRDGRRSCDVEPRFSPRASWDARSGPVPVFAHLPATMLSVEEDMPVPRSDGQIPVEEDYYYDNAVPGGCAQTRDYYLDSSSSSRRRRSLDRSTTSGRNSFSDANELPRMVNANARVSPAIAAELYHAQSLLVHHQHCRDQGPNLLRDDFSGSFGSAFRDHTNNKGVQANKPKKGIKGWNIWGLIHKKSSSRKSEADHGPSSAAAAGGGGGGGEYPWPELRARGYNGQMLRCNSSISARSSFSGGATMMGGSGHGFGRMRRDEVLLERNLSTRSRSAGQPPPPPHLDHQFGWSNQNGMVSGNNKGRPSSKPSTLPWRRTTLGLYSTDPIPITRQ from the coding sequence ATGGATCCGTCCGTCTGCGGCCTCCACCCGGGCGTCGCCGTCACCGGCTTCTGCCCCGCCTGCCTCCGCGACCGCCTCGCCGGCCTCCAACCTCCCTCCTCAGCGGACCTCCGCCGCTGCAAGTCCTTCTCCTACGCGCGCTCAGCCGCCGCCCGCTTGGAGCCGCAGCGCCGCTCCTGCGACCTCTTCCGCCAAGAACCCATCGCGGtgccggaggaggaagaggcggtggaTGTCCGGAGGATGGACTCCCAGGAACCCTCCAGGAAGTCCTTTGGGGGCCTCCTGGGCaagaagttgcagcaatggcgccgcaagaacaagctcaagaaggagcCCATGCCGCCGCCGGAGATGCCCGGCGGGCACCGGCAGCACAGCTTCCGGGATGGTCGGCGCTCCTGCGACGTGGAGCCCCGTTTCTCGCCCCGCGCTTCGTGGGACGCCCGGTCGGGACCGGTGCCGGTGTTTGCTCACCTGCCGGCGACGATGCTGTCTGTGGAAGAGGACATGCCGGTCCCGCGCTCCGATGGGCAAATCCCCGTGGAGGAAGACTACTACTACGATAATGCTGTGCCCGGCGGCTGTGCGCAGACGAGGGACTACTACTTGGATTCCTCCAGCTCCAGCAGGAGGCGGCGAAGCTTGGACCGCTCCACCACCTCTGGGCGCAATTCATTCTCCGATGCCAATGAGCTGCCCAGGATGGTGAATGCCAATGCCAGGGTCTCACCGGCCATCGCCGCAGAGTTGTATCACGCCCAGAGCCTTCTTGTCCATCATCAGCACTGCAGGGACCAGGGGCCAAACCTTCTCCGCGATGATTTCTCCGGGAGCTTTGGTTCGGCATTCCGGGATCACACCAATAACAAGGGCGTGCAGGCAAACAAGCCTAAGAAAGGGATCAAGGGGTGGAACATATGGGGCCTCATACATAagaagagcagcagcaggaagTCCGAAGCTGATCACGGGCcatcctcagcagcagcagcaggaggaggaggaggaggaggcgagtaCCCATGGCCTGAGCTCCGCGCAAGGGGGTACAATGGGCAGATGCTCCGGTGCAATAGCAGCATAAGCGCGAGGAGCTCTTTCAGCGGAGGCGCGACGATGATGGGCGGGAGCGGCCATGGCTTCGGGAGGATGAGGAGGGACGAGGTCTTACTGGAGAGGAATCTGAGCACAAGGTCGAGATCAGCAGggcaacctcctcctcctcctcaccttgATCACCAATTCGGCTGGTCGAATCAGAATGGAATGGTGTCCGGGAACAACAAGGGTCGTCCTTCCTCCAAACCCAGTACGTTGCCATGGAGGAGGACCACGCTTGGACTCTACTCCACTGATCCCATTCCCATTACCAGGCAGTAG